A stretch of the Aegilops tauschii subsp. strangulata cultivar AL8/78 chromosome 4, Aet v6.0, whole genome shotgun sequence genome encodes the following:
- the LOC120962751 gene encoding B3 domain-containing protein Os03g0619600-like, which yields MRKSCVCCKRYWTHLHGKVKCFVAPMDRNSRHSMIIPESFVNYFGWKLSGTIELEAPNGNVYDVRVTERRNKTFLRSGWEAFVDANYIVETDSLMFRYRGNCRFNVLVFHSSGCEKVVSCARMLTNISDQEPSTNSRDISTSFSDGNTHSSARGRSDDCQSGSSGHRRKRPKKDAISSPSEDSSGEDSPYEHESSKSEDTKRIGITPEHDDTDPYMMSLGARLTQGQKKKVLEKVGAIASDLHIYVAVMNKTNVRRSLTFATKYCDTYLRKGSRSLVFQAEGKIQQWHGGLHVTDRALRIRGGWTSFARDNNLREGDICLFELMKNKVGLKKMMVYIIRRERC from the exons ATGAGAAAGTCCTGTGTGTGCTGCAAGAGATACTGGACTCATTTGCATGGAAAGGTCAAGTGTTTCGTCGCGCCCATGGACAGAAACTCTAGGCATAGCATG ATCATACCAGAGAGCTTTGTGAACTATTTCGGGTGGAAGCTATCAGGAACCATTGAACTAGAAGCCCCCAATGGTAATGTGTACGATGTTCGAGTTACTGAGCGTAGGAATAAAACATTTCTCAGATCTGGGTGGGAGGCGTTTGTCGACGCCAATTATATAGTAGAAACCGACTCGTTGATGTTCCGATACCGTGGAAATTGTCGCTTCAATGTTTTGGTCTTTCATTCTAGTGGTTGTGAGaaagtggtgtcatgtgctcgcaTGCTGACCAATATTAGTGATCAAGAACCAAGCACAAATTCTAGAGACATTTCAACCAGTTTCAGCGATGGTAATACTCATTCGTCAGCTAGAGGACGATCAGATGATTGCCAGAGTGGAAGCTCAGGCCACCGTAGAAAACGACCAAAGAAAGATGCAATATCCTCACCTTCGGAGGATTCGTCAG GAGAAGACAGTCCATATGAGCACGAGTCATCTAAATCGGAAGATACTAAACGTATTGGAATAACACCCGAGCATGATGATACAGACCCATACATGATGTCACTGGGTGCCCGTCTAACGCAAGGGCAGAAGAAGAAAGTTCTGGAGAAAGTTGGAGCCATTGCATCAGATCTGCACATCTACGTCGCAGTCATGAACAAGACCAATGTCCGACGCTCCCTA ACCTTTGCCACAAAATACTGTGACACGTACCTTCGGAAGGGGAGCCGGAGTTTGGTGTTTCAGGCAGAGGGGAAGATCCAGCAATGGCATGGTGGGTTGCACGTCACCGATCGTGCCCTGAGGATACGTGGAGGCTGGACTTCTTTTGCCAGAGACAACAACCTGCGGGAGGGGGACATCTGCCTCTTCGAGCTGATGAAAAACAAGGTGGgactgaagaagatgatggtcTATATCATTCGCCGTGAGCGTTGCTAG